A single Triticum dicoccoides isolate Atlit2015 ecotype Zavitan chromosome 2A, WEW_v2.0, whole genome shotgun sequence DNA region contains:
- the LOC119355049 gene encoding putative protein TPRXL, with protein sequence MEEKAAETVAAPAAAVAVDQEVAYCSEHPYPPGAAAAAGVAAGSGICAFCLQEKLGMLVSSSKSSPFHPPPSSVTPTTPPPNRLATENLYPSTASAMAIPPHKGKTSSSAPAPVASGLRRSKSVAPRPEEPQLSSGITSDGPRKKSFWSFLYPSSSSSGHRSGSSSLASGEGAASARRKSVSVASATSASLGRRLEAIEEPESPGRRSEGSSSSSFGRKVARSRSVGCGSRSFSGDFLERLSTGFGDCALRRVESHREPKPKGSALGHLGGARDAGDGDEDYEYTQQHRIKCAGFFGGIGAAPPASSSYWLSAPSGGSSASAGGNTRVSGTRSHRGWAWALASPMRALRPTSSTSSKTIMSASATAGGSAVATS encoded by the coding sequence ATGGAGGAGAAAGCGGCGGAGACGGTGGCGGCCCCGGCGGCGGCGGTTGCGGTGGATCAAGAAGTGGCCTACTGCAGCGAGCACCCCTACCCGCCCGGCGCCGCGGCGGCCGCGGGGGTGGCTGCCGGCAGTGGCATCTGCGCCTTCTGCCTGCAGGAGAAGCTTGGCATGCTggtctcctcctccaagtccagcccCTTCCACCCGCCGCCTTCCTCCGTCACGCCGACCACCCCTCCGCCCAACAGGCTCGCCACCGAAAATCTTTATCCTTCCACCGCCTCTGCCATGGCGATCCCGCCGCACAAGGGCAAGACATCTTCCTCGGCGCCCGCCCCGGTGGCCAGCGGGCTCAGGAGGAGCAAGTCCGTGGCGCCGCGGCCGGAAGAGCCGCAGCTGTCGTCCGGGATCACCTCTGACGGCCCCCGCAAGAAGAGCTTCTGGTCTTTCCTctacccctcctcctcctccagcggcCACCGGAGCGGGTCGTCGTCTCTGGCCAGTGGGGAGGGCGCCGCGTCCGCGAGGAGGAAGTCGGTGTCGGTGGCTTCGGCGACGTCGGCGTCGCTGGGGCGGAGGCTGGAGGCGATAGAGGAGCCTGAGAGCCCGGGCCGCCGCAGCGAGGGGTCGTCGTCCTCGTCGTTCGGGAGAAAGGTGGCGCGGTCGCGCTCCGTGGGCTGCGGCAGCCGCAGCTTCTCGGGGGACTTCTTGGAGCGCCTCTCCACCGGCTTCGGCGACTGCGCGCTCCGGCGCGTCGAGTCCCACCGCGAGCCCAAGCCCAAGGGAAGCGCGCTCGGCCACCTTGGCGGCGCCCGCgacgccggcgacggcgacgaggattaCGAGTACACGCAGCAGCACAGGATCAAGTGCGCCGGGTTCTTCGGCGGCATCGGCGCCGCGCCCCCGGCCTCATCCTCCTACTGGCTCTCCGCGCCCAGTGGCGGGAGCAGCGCCAGCGCCGGCGGCAACACGAGGGTTTCTGGCACGCGGAGCCACCGGGGCTGGGCGTGGGCGCTGGCGAGCCCCATGAGGGCGCTGAGGCCGACGAGCTCCACGTCCAGCAAAACCATCATGTCGGCATCCGCGACGGCAGGTGGATCGGCGGTGGCGACGAGTTAG